One window of the Oceanicaulis sp. genome contains the following:
- the cutA gene encoding divalent-cation tolerance protein CutA, giving the protein MTEAALIYTTWPDAATAEAAAGTLLDEGLIACANVLGPMRSVYRWKGEVCTDAEVAVIFKTGAAQADACAARIVALHPYDEPAVVRLGVQAEGSSAGFLAWIAEQTASPRGS; this is encoded by the coding sequence ATGACCGAGGCCGCGCTCATCTACACCACCTGGCCGGACGCCGCGACCGCAGAGGCGGCGGCGGGGACGCTTCTGGACGAAGGCCTCATAGCATGCGCGAACGTGCTGGGCCCGATGCGCTCGGTCTATCGCTGGAAGGGCGAGGTTTGCACCGACGCCGAGGTGGCGGTGATCTTCAAGACCGGCGCGGCCCAGGCTGACGCCTGCGCGGCGCGGATCGTCGCGCTTCATCCCTATGACGAACCCGCCGTCGTGCGCCTGGGCGTGCAGGCGGAGGGATCGTCTGCAGGCTTTCTCGCCTGGATTGCAGAACAGACCGCCTCGCCGCGCGGTTCATGA
- the queC gene encoding 7-cyano-7-deazaguanine synthase QueC, with the protein MNTDTKPGAALVLFSGGQDSATCLAWALSRFDRVETIGFSYGQRHGVEMQARERVRAAVAEAFPAWAQKLGEDVVVDISGYGALAESALTREAEFAMSEKGLPTTFVPGRNLVFLAIAGAHAYRRATPHLVTGVCQTDYSGYPDCREATMRAQEQALSLGLDEQVRIETPLMHLTKAETWALAHDLGGEALVDLIIEESHTCYRGDREHRHAWGYGCGDCPACELRAKGFAEWRASA; encoded by the coding sequence ATGAACACCGACACCAAACCCGGAGCCGCACTGGTGCTCTTTTCCGGCGGGCAGGACTCTGCCACCTGCCTGGCCTGGGCGCTGTCGCGCTTCGACCGGGTGGAGACGATCGGGTTTTCCTACGGCCAGCGCCACGGCGTGGAGATGCAGGCGCGAGAGCGCGTGCGCGCCGCGGTCGCCGAGGCGTTTCCCGCATGGGCGCAAAAGCTCGGCGAGGACGTGGTGGTCGATATTTCCGGCTATGGCGCTCTGGCTGAAAGCGCGCTGACGCGCGAGGCCGAGTTCGCGATGAGCGAGAAGGGCCTGCCGACCACCTTCGTGCCGGGCCGCAATCTCGTCTTCCTCGCCATAGCCGGCGCGCACGCCTACCGGCGCGCCACGCCGCATCTCGTCACCGGCGTCTGCCAGACCGATTACTCCGGCTATCCCGACTGCCGGGAGGCGACGATGAGGGCGCAGGAGCAGGCGCTGTCGCTCGGCCTTGATGAACAGGTGCGCATCGAGACCCCGCTCATGCACCTGACCAAGGCGGAGACCTGGGCGCTCGCGCACGATCTCGGCGGCGAGGCGCTGGTCGATCTGATCATCGAAGAGAGCCACACCTGCTATCGCGGCGATCGCGAACACCGGCACGCCTGGGGGTATGGCTGCGGGGATTGCCCGGCGTGCGAGCTGCGCGCGAAGGGCTTTGCTGAGTGGCGGGCGAGCGCATGA
- the queE gene encoding 7-carboxy-7-deazaguanine synthase, translating into MTYSVKEMFLTVQGEGGQAGRPAVFVRFAGCNLWSGLERDRASAVCTFCDTDFVGTDGVNGGKFKTAQALAEAAYSLWPGGGEPYLVCTGGEPLLQLDPPLIDAFHEAGFEIAVETNGTIAAPEGIDWICVSPKSTAPLVQRSGHELKLVYPQADAPPEAFEHLDFREFRLQPMDGPNQMQNARAAFEYCTKYPKWRLSLQTHKWIGAP; encoded by the coding sequence ATGACCTATTCGGTCAAGGAGATGTTCCTCACCGTGCAGGGCGAGGGCGGCCAGGCGGGCCGGCCTGCGGTGTTTGTGCGCTTCGCCGGCTGCAATCTGTGGAGCGGGCTCGAGCGCGACCGGGCGAGCGCGGTCTGCACGTTCTGCGACACCGACTTCGTCGGAACCGACGGCGTGAACGGCGGCAAATTCAAGACCGCGCAAGCGCTGGCGGAGGCGGCCTATTCGCTCTGGCCGGGCGGGGGCGAGCCCTATCTGGTCTGCACCGGCGGCGAGCCGCTCTTGCAGCTCGACCCGCCTCTGATCGACGCGTTTCACGAGGCCGGCTTCGAGATCGCGGTGGAGACCAACGGCACGATCGCCGCGCCTGAAGGGATCGACTGGATCTGCGTCAGCCCGAAATCGACCGCGCCGCTGGTGCAGCGCTCAGGCCATGAGCTCAAGCTCGTCTACCCGCAGGCGGACGCGCCGCCTGAAGCCTTCGAGCATCTCGATTTCAGGGAGTTCCGGCTCCAGCCCATGGACGGGCCGAACCAGATGCAGAACGCGCGCGCCGCGTTCGAGTACTGCACGAAGTACCCCAAATGGCGGCTGAGCCTTCAGACCCATAAATGGATCGGCGCGCCCTGA
- a CDS encoding pirin family protein has translation MIDLRPFESLGAFRTDWLNAKHHFSFGHYHDPRRMGWGALRVWNDDEIRPQTGFPPHPHAEMEIITYVRDGAITHEDSLGNRGRTVAGDVQVMSAGSGIRHAEYNKEDVLTRIFQIWILPDHRGGAPYWSAREFPRGDRSGALEVLASGRKGDDALPIRADARVLGAALAAGESAKYDLEPGRHAYIALARGSAEVNGVFVNARDGAAIKDVGTIEIKASEDAEIVMTDTR, from the coding sequence ATGATCGACCTTCGGCCCTTTGAAAGCCTCGGCGCTTTCCGCACCGACTGGCTGAACGCCAAACACCATTTCAGCTTCGGCCACTACCACGATCCCCGCCGCATGGGCTGGGGCGCGCTTCGGGTGTGGAACGACGACGAGATCCGGCCCCAGACCGGCTTTCCGCCCCATCCGCATGCGGAGATGGAGATCATCACCTATGTGCGCGACGGCGCGATCACCCATGAAGACAGCCTGGGCAATCGCGGCCGCACGGTCGCCGGCGACGTGCAGGTGATGAGCGCAGGCTCGGGCATACGGCACGCCGAGTACAACAAGGAAGACGTCCTCACCCGGATCTTCCAGATCTGGATTCTGCCCGATCATCGCGGCGGCGCGCCGTACTGGAGCGCGCGCGAGTTCCCCAGGGGCGACCGGTCCGGCGCGCTCGAAGTGCTCGCCTCGGGCCGCAAGGGCGACGACGCCCTGCCGATCCGGGCGGACGCGCGGGTGCTGGGCGCCGCGCTGGCCGCAGGCGAGAGCGCGAAATACGACCTCGAACCGGGCCGGCACGCCTATATCGCCCTGGCGCGCGGCTCGGCGGAGGTGAACGGCGTGTTCGTGAACGCCCGCGACGGCGCGGCGATCAAGGATGTCGGCACGATCGAGATCAAGGCCTCCGAGGACGCCGAGATCGTGATGACCGACACCCGCTAG
- a CDS encoding DUF4159 domain-containing protein, which translates to MLSLGPLAFGAPLALLGLLALPLLWMLLRATPPAPREVAFAPLRLLQRLARTPETPEATPWWLVILRLLLAALAILALARPVLQPEPATLGEAPLLVIVDDGWAGAQTWSALSDAARVRLEAARADGRDAALLFTAAPPGAAPLEFGDASNALSRLAAHDPRPWPADRTRAADRLAAALSEDGAPRRIETVWLADGLSGEGEAELSRTASARGALRVLLPPASDSVLGLTAIEASPDGFTAVVRRANPEIGAPVSAIALGADGRAIARATGAFEPGETEARLEARLPLDLRNRIARVEVEGARSAGLVHLTGDRWLRPRVGLIGGAGEDAQPLLSDLHYAREALSGSAELVTGDLETVLAAEPAALVLTDAARADAPEIERFAEAGGLVLRFAGPRLAANPDGILPVRLRTGGRLFGGALAWDDPQGLAAFPEDSPFAGLRASGEVEIRRQVLAEPGPALDARVWARLEDGTPLVTAERRGDGWVVLFHVTAGPDWSSLPLSGLYPAMLERTLALSGGSRAPAPTGGAWRLEAMLDGSGALTEPSDAAQPIPSDAFSQARASAETPPGLWTLGAASAALNTLQPGDTLQPMARTLPGAVIETRGETREIRFAGPLLVLAALLLIADTLIGLVLSGRMPKLPRTGAAAAMLAAPLLAIAAQGEAAAQDSAAAHGALDVRFGYVLTGDARTDAISRAGLSGLSRESTRRSAVEPAEPVGVTIETDEILFYPLIYWPVSETAPPLSEAAAAKVGDYLQEGGLIVFDTRDGGIGRPGDAPHPGLVRILDAIDVPPLQPVPDDHVIGRAFYLLDDYPGRFPGGQVWVEAIPEGSARDGVSGVVIGSADWASAWALDEEGRPLAPVEGGEYQRELSIRFGVNLAMYALTGNYKADQVHVPAILERLGRD; encoded by the coding sequence ATGCTGAGCCTGGGACCGCTCGCCTTCGGCGCGCCTCTGGCGCTTCTGGGTCTCCTGGCCCTGCCGCTTCTGTGGATGCTGCTGCGCGCCACCCCGCCGGCGCCGAGAGAGGTCGCCTTCGCGCCGCTCCGCCTTCTGCAGCGTCTGGCGCGCACGCCGGAAACGCCCGAGGCGACTCCGTGGTGGCTGGTCATTCTGAGGCTGCTGCTCGCCGCGTTGGCGATCCTGGCGCTGGCCCGGCCCGTCCTGCAGCCCGAGCCCGCCACGCTGGGCGAGGCGCCGCTTCTGGTCATCGTCGACGACGGCTGGGCCGGCGCTCAGACCTGGTCCGCCCTGTCGGACGCGGCGCGCGTGAGGCTGGAAGCGGCGCGCGCGGACGGCCGGGACGCGGCGCTTCTGTTCACCGCCGCACCGCCCGGCGCGGCGCCGCTTGAATTTGGCGACGCGTCGAACGCCCTCTCGCGCCTGGCCGCGCACGACCCCCGGCCCTGGCCTGCGGACCGGACGCGCGCCGCAGACCGCCTTGCCGCGGCGCTGTCTGAAGACGGCGCGCCGCGCCGGATCGAGACTGTCTGGCTGGCCGACGGGCTTTCCGGCGAAGGCGAAGCGGAGCTGTCGCGGACCGCTTCGGCGCGCGGCGCGCTGCGCGTGCTGCTGCCGCCGGCCTCGGACAGCGTGCTCGGCCTCACCGCTATCGAGGCGAGCCCTGACGGATTCACCGCCGTCGTGCGCCGCGCCAACCCCGAGATCGGCGCGCCGGTCTCCGCCATCGCTCTGGGCGCGGACGGGCGGGCGATCGCGCGTGCGACCGGCGCGTTCGAGCCCGGCGAGACCGAAGCCCGGCTGGAAGCCCGCCTGCCGCTCGATCTCAGAAACCGCATCGCCCGGGTCGAGGTGGAAGGCGCGCGCTCGGCCGGCCTCGTGCACCTGACCGGCGACCGCTGGCTCAGGCCGCGTGTGGGCCTGATCGGCGGGGCGGGCGAAGACGCCCAGCCGCTGCTTTCCGACCTTCACTACGCCCGCGAGGCGCTGTCGGGCTCGGCCGAGCTTGTGACAGGGGACCTCGAAACCGTGCTCGCCGCCGAACCCGCCGCTCTTGTGCTGACCGACGCCGCCCGCGCCGACGCGCCGGAGATCGAACGCTTCGCCGAAGCGGGCGGGCTCGTCCTGCGCTTCGCCGGACCGCGCCTGGCCGCGAACCCGGACGGGATACTGCCCGTGCGGCTGAGGACCGGCGGCCGGCTCTTCGGCGGCGCGCTCGCCTGGGACGATCCGCAAGGCCTCGCAGCGTTTCCCGAGGACAGCCCGTTCGCAGGGCTCAGGGCCAGCGGCGAGGTCGAGATCCGCCGTCAGGTGCTCGCCGAGCCCGGCCCGGCGCTGGACGCGCGGGTCTGGGCCCGGCTCGAGGACGGCACGCCGCTGGTGACCGCCGAGCGGCGCGGCGACGGCTGGGTGGTGCTGTTTCACGTCACCGCCGGACCGGACTGGTCCTCGCTGCCGCTTTCAGGCCTTTACCCGGCCATGCTCGAACGCACGCTGGCCCTGTCGGGCGGATCGCGCGCCCCCGCGCCTACGGGCGGCGCCTGGCGGCTCGAAGCCATGCTGGACGGATCGGGCGCGCTGACCGAACCCTCCGACGCGGCCCAGCCCATCCCGTCCGACGCCTTCTCTCAGGCGCGCGCCAGCGCGGAGACCCCGCCGGGACTCTGGACGCTCGGTGCGGCGAGCGCCGCGCTCAACACGCTGCAGCCCGGCGACACGTTGCAGCCCATGGCCCGCACGCTGCCCGGTGCGGTGATCGAGACGCGGGGGGAGACCCGCGAGATTCGCTTCGCCGGTCCGCTTCTGGTGCTCGCCGCGCTATTGCTGATCGCCGATACGCTGATCGGGCTCGTGCTCTCGGGCCGGATGCCGAAACTGCCCCGGACAGGCGCTGCGGCAGCGATGCTCGCCGCGCCGCTCCTCGCGATCGCGGCCCAGGGCGAGGCGGCCGCGCAGGACAGCGCCGCCGCCCATGGCGCGCTCGACGTCCGCTTCGGCTATGTCCTGACAGGCGATGCGCGCACCGACGCGATCAGCCGGGCGGGCCTGTCAGGCCTCAGCCGGGAGAGCACGCGCAGGAGCGCCGTAGAGCCCGCCGAGCCGGTGGGCGTGACCATCGAAACCGACGAGATCCTGTTCTACCCGCTGATCTACTGGCCGGTCAGCGAGACCGCGCCACCCCTGTCCGAAGCGGCCGCGGCCAAGGTCGGCGACTATCTTCAGGAAGGCGGGCTCATCGTCTTCGACACCCGCGACGGCGGGATCGGACGGCCCGGCGACGCGCCCCATCCCGGGCTGGTGCGCATTCTCGACGCGATCGACGTGCCGCCCCTGCAGCCCGTGCCCGACGATCACGTGATCGGCCGCGCCTTCTACCTGCTCGACGATTATCCGGGCCGTTTCCCCGGCGGGCAGGTCTGGGTGGAGGCGATCCCCGAAGGCTCGGCGCGCGACGGGGTCTCCGGCGTGGTGATCGGATCGGCGGACTGGGCCTCGGCCTGGGCGCTCGATGAGGAAGGACGGCCGCTGGCGCCGGTCGAGGGCGGGGAGTACCAGCGCGAGCTGTCGATCCGCTTCGGCGTCAATCTCGCCATGTACGCCCTGACCGGAAACTACAAGGCCGACCAGGTCCACGTGCCGGCCATTCTCGAGCGGCTGGGGCGGGACTGA
- a CDS encoding DUF58 domain-containing protein, with translation MAEPRAVTLRREGERAASRFPALLAESETIAASVAHGVHGRRRPGSGETFWEYRRHRPEDGARGVDWRRSARGDQLFVRETEHEAANAVFLWRDGEAGMRTGSSGVPLKRDRAAVCLIALASLLHRGGERMAALGETGRARGGRTGLELTARALADGPGASASVEAPDLPRHARVVLASDFLDPPETWEARLKALSAAGARGVMLRVIDPAEEDFPFEGRTRFRFDLAGEPLLFGRAQDARTAYHRLWAEHGERLADLSRRSGFVMVTHRTDRPAASAVLALHQAVSGAV, from the coding sequence ATGGCTGAACCCCGCGCCGTCACATTGCGCCGGGAAGGCGAGCGCGCCGCGTCGCGCTTTCCCGCGCTTCTGGCCGAATCGGAGACGATCGCCGCCAGCGTGGCGCACGGCGTGCACGGCCGGCGCAGGCCCGGTTCAGGCGAAACCTTCTGGGAATACCGCCGCCATCGTCCCGAGGACGGCGCGCGCGGCGTGGACTGGCGGCGCTCTGCGCGCGGCGACCAGCTTTTCGTGCGCGAAACCGAGCATGAGGCGGCCAACGCCGTCTTTCTCTGGCGCGACGGCGAGGCGGGCATGCGCACCGGCTCGTCCGGCGTTCCGCTGAAGCGCGACCGTGCGGCGGTCTGCCTGATCGCGCTGGCGAGCCTGCTTCATCGCGGCGGGGAGCGCATGGCGGCGCTGGGCGAGACCGGGCGCGCGCGCGGCGGGCGGACAGGGCTCGAACTCACCGCCCGCGCGCTGGCCGACGGCCCTGGCGCTTCGGCGTCGGTCGAGGCGCCTGACCTGCCGCGACACGCCCGTGTCGTGCTCGCGAGCGATTTTCTTGACCCGCCGGAAACCTGGGAGGCGCGCCTCAAAGCGCTGTCGGCCGCCGGTGCGCGCGGGGTCATGCTGCGCGTCATCGACCCGGCCGAAGAGGACTTCCCCTTCGAAGGCCGCACCCGCTTCCGCTTCGATCTAGCAGGAGAGCCGCTTCTGTTCGGCCGGGCGCAGGATGCGCGGACCGCCTATCACAGGCTCTGGGCCGAGCATGGCGAGCGACTGGCTGATCTGTCGCGCCGTTCCGGCTTCGTGATGGTGACCCACCGCACAGACCGGCCTGCGGCGAGCGCGGTGCTGGCGCTTCATCAGGCGGTGTCGGGAGCGGTCTGA
- a CDS encoding MoxR family ATPase encodes MSAEKKAEALTPERLDAAAERLAEVRASVAKTVIGLETVVEQALAVILSGGHGLLVGAPGLAKTRLVHTLAIVTGLDDKRVQFTPDLMPADILGSEVLDQAADGSRQFRFVPGPVFCRLLMADEINRASPRTQAALLQAMQEGHVTVAGQRHDLPRPFHVLATQNPIEQEGTYPLPEAQLDRFLMQIDVPYPSREEERAILLATTGVGEDQSHTVLSPEEIMDLQHVVRAMPVGEKVTDAILDLLERARPDRSSDAQVREAVAWGPGPRAGQALMLAVRARALLQGRLAPSTEDVAALAGPVLKHRMAISFAARADGLSVDALVARLASEAA; translated from the coding sequence ATGAGCGCCGAGAAGAAAGCCGAAGCCCTCACGCCCGAGCGTCTGGACGCCGCCGCCGAACGCCTGGCCGAGGTCCGGGCCTCGGTCGCCAAGACCGTGATCGGGCTCGAGACCGTGGTCGAGCAGGCGCTGGCGGTGATCCTGTCGGGCGGGCACGGCCTGCTCGTCGGCGCGCCGGGGCTCGCAAAGACCCGGCTCGTGCACACGCTCGCCATCGTCACCGGGCTCGACGACAAGCGGGTGCAGTTCACCCCCGACCTGATGCCGGCCGACATCCTGGGTTCCGAGGTCCTCGATCAGGCCGCCGACGGCTCGCGCCAGTTCCGCTTCGTGCCGGGGCCGGTGTTCTGCCGGCTTCTGATGGCCGACGAGATCAACCGGGCGAGCCCGCGCACCCAGGCCGCGCTTCTGCAGGCCATGCAGGAAGGCCATGTCACCGTCGCCGGTCAGCGCCACGACCTGCCCAGACCCTTCCACGTGCTGGCGACGCAGAACCCGATCGAGCAGGAAGGCACCTATCCGCTGCCCGAAGCCCAGCTCGACCGCTTCCTGATGCAGATCGACGTGCCCTATCCCAGCCGCGAGGAAGAGCGCGCCATCCTTCTCGCCACGACCGGGGTGGGCGAAGATCAGTCCCACACGGTGCTGAGCCCTGAGGAGATCATGGATCTGCAGCACGTCGTGCGCGCCATGCCGGTCGGCGAAAAGGTCACCGACGCCATTCTCGACCTGCTCGAACGCGCCCGGCCCGACCGGTCCAGCGACGCCCAAGTCCGCGAGGCGGTCGCCTGGGGTCCCGGCCCGCGCGCCGGCCAGGCGCTGATGCTGGCGGTTCGGGCGCGCGCGCTGCTGCAGGGCCGGCTCGCCCCGTCGACCGAAGACGTCGCCGCGCTTGCGGGCCCCGTGCTCAAGCACCGCATGGCGATCAGCTTCGCCGCCCGCGCCGACGGGCTCAGCGTGGACGCGCTCGTCGCCCGGCTCGCCAGCGAGGCAGCTTGA
- a CDS encoding DUF1285 domain-containing protein, with the protein MATPEPDRNAMQSLIEAAESGGEGGYPPVERWEPEYCGEMDMVIRRDGSWWHEGSRIGREKLIRLFSRILRKDQDGETYLVTPVEKIKIVVEAAPFLAVRLDAAGEGKDQRIAFATNMDDLVVAGPDHPLRVEIGPDGEPEPFVHVRGRLEALITRACFYDLAELAVEGEGPDGAPVMGVWSRGAFFPLGPKA; encoded by the coding sequence ATGGCCACCCCCGAACCTGACCGAAATGCAATGCAGTCCCTGATCGAGGCCGCCGAGAGCGGCGGAGAAGGCGGCTATCCGCCCGTCGAGCGCTGGGAGCCGGAGTATTGCGGCGAGATGGACATGGTCATCCGCCGCGACGGCTCCTGGTGGCACGAAGGCAGCCGGATCGGCCGGGAGAAGCTGATCCGCCTGTTCTCGCGCATCCTCAGGAAGGATCAAGACGGGGAGACGTATCTCGTCACCCCGGTCGAGAAGATCAAAATCGTGGTCGAAGCCGCGCCCTTCCTCGCCGTCAGGCTGGACGCCGCGGGCGAGGGTAAGGATCAGCGCATCGCCTTCGCCACCAATATGGACGATCTGGTCGTCGCCGGTCCCGACCATCCGCTCCGCGTCGAGATCGGACCTGACGGCGAGCCCGAGCCCTTCGTTCATGTCCGCGGCCGTCTGGAAGCCCTGATCACCCGGGCCTGCTTCTACGATCTCGCCGAGCTGGCCGTGGAGGGCGAGGGCCCTGACGGCGCGCCCGTGATGGGCGTGTGGAGCCGCGGCGCGTTCTTCCCGCTCGGACCCAAAGCGTGA
- a CDS encoding CoA pyrophosphatase, with protein sequence MSERSLSETGASGEAAARRAGADAVIARLKAVLDPVDGKRRPPAFGDGDLNGAPSPTGRPLRPAAVLALIVRTGDALELVFTLRADHLQAHAGQVSFPGGRLNVGRESLAECALRETEEEIGVPPEAIELLGRWEPYETVTGYEVTPFLGLAEGPLDFTADPGEVAEVFLAPFDFLMNPVNHRLEEREFRGRLRRYYAMPWKGRYIWGATAGMLKALSARWSEGRGR encoded by the coding sequence GTGAGCGAACGATCCCTGAGCGAAACAGGCGCGAGCGGAGAAGCCGCCGCGCGCCGCGCCGGGGCGGACGCCGTCATCGCGCGCCTGAAAGCCGTGCTCGATCCGGTCGACGGCAAACGCCGCCCGCCCGCCTTCGGTGACGGCGACCTCAACGGCGCGCCCTCGCCGACGGGCCGGCCCTTGCGTCCGGCGGCCGTGCTGGCGCTGATCGTGCGGACCGGCGACGCGCTGGAGCTCGTCTTCACGCTGAGGGCCGATCACCTGCAGGCGCACGCCGGCCAGGTCAGCTTTCCGGGCGGCCGGCTGAATGTCGGCCGCGAGAGCCTCGCGGAGTGCGCCCTGCGCGAAACCGAAGAGGAGATCGGCGTGCCGCCCGAAGCGATCGAGCTTCTGGGCCGCTGGGAGCCTTACGAGACGGTGACCGGCTACGAGGTCACGCCGTTTCTGGGGCTGGCCGAAGGACCGCTCGACTTCACCGCCGATCCCGGAGAGGTGGCGGAAGTGTTTCTCGCCCCGTTCGATTTTCTCATGAATCCGGTTAATCACCGGCTGGAAGAGCGCGAATTCCGCGGCCGGCTGAGGCGCTATTACGCCATGCCGTGGAAGGGGCGGTATATCTGGGGCGCGACCGCGGGGATGCTCAAGGCGCTCTCGGCGCGCTGGTCGGAGGGGCGTGGACGATGA
- a CDS encoding CCA tRNA nucleotidyltransferase: MSGQAAHRLDPAGHGWMTAPETRAVMEALNGPGGDRARFVGGCVRNALIGAPVDDVDIATVLEPGQSTAKLEAAGIKVIPTGVEHGTVTAVCGGKPFEVTSLRKDVETFGRRAVVAFTTNWEEDAGRRDFRLNAIYARADGTLFDPFGGVEDARAGRVVFIGRAEDRIAEDHLRILRFYRFTAWYGRAIDPDGHVACVAMRETLHGLSAERVWRELKKLLAAPDPRAAVRAMLEGHILNEVLPGRVDFNLFAGIINADRGKNRAADPLLRLVALLGRDEDATASMMAVMKTSKAETARTEAMTGPAEAVPSGALRPGMTPALRNRALYALGADAVIARLRLDEAEGLGSADADIEAAGVWTRPRFPVKGKDLIALGYAPGPALGEALARLEAEWIESGFTLDKASLLARAGGGA, encoded by the coding sequence ATGAGCGGTCAGGCCGCCCACCGGCTCGATCCGGCCGGGCACGGCTGGATGACCGCACCGGAGACGCGGGCGGTGATGGAGGCGCTGAACGGTCCGGGCGGGGATCGGGCGCGCTTTGTCGGCGGCTGCGTGCGCAACGCCCTGATCGGCGCGCCCGTCGACGACGTCGATATCGCCACCGTGCTCGAACCCGGACAGTCCACCGCCAAGCTCGAGGCCGCCGGGATCAAGGTGATCCCCACCGGCGTCGAGCACGGCACGGTGACTGCGGTCTGCGGCGGCAAGCCCTTCGAGGTCACCAGCCTGCGCAAGGACGTGGAGACCTTCGGCCGCCGCGCGGTGGTCGCCTTCACCACGAACTGGGAAGAGGACGCCGGACGGCGCGATTTCAGGCTGAACGCGATCTACGCCAGGGCGGACGGCACGCTGTTCGACCCGTTCGGCGGAGTTGAAGACGCGCGCGCCGGCCGGGTCGTCTTCATCGGGCGGGCGGAAGACCGGATCGCCGAGGATCATCTGAGGATCCTGCGCTTCTACCGTTTCACCGCCTGGTACGGCCGGGCGATCGATCCGGACGGCCATGTGGCGTGCGTCGCCATGCGCGAGACCTTGCACGGCCTGTCCGCCGAGCGGGTGTGGAGGGAGCTCAAGAAGCTCCTGGCCGCGCCCGATCCCCGCGCGGCGGTCAGGGCGATGCTCGAAGGTCACATTCTTAACGAAGTCTTGCCCGGAAGGGTCGACTTCAACCTTTTCGCAGGCATAATTAACGCTGATCGAGGGAAGAACCGCGCGGCCGATCCGCTTTTGCGGCTGGTCGCGCTGCTGGGACGTGACGAGGACGCGACTGCGTCGATGATGGCTGTGATGAAAACGTCCAAGGCTGAAACCGCCCGTACCGAGGCGATGACCGGACCCGCCGAAGCGGTTCCGTCCGGCGCGCTGCGCCCCGGCATGACCCCTGCGCTTCGAAACCGTGCGCTTTACGCGCTGGGCGCCGACGCGGTGATCGCGCGCCTGCGGCTCGACGAGGCCGAAGGGCTGGGCTCCGCGGACGCCGATATCGAGGCCGCCGGCGTCTGGACCCGGCCGCGCTTTCCTGTGAAGGGCAAGGATCTGATCGCGCTCGGCTACGCGCCCGGCCCGGCTCTGGGCGAAGCGCTCGCCCGGCTTGAAGCCGAATGGATCGAGTCCGGATTCACGCTGGACAAGGCGAGCCTTCTCGCGCGGGCCGGAGGGGGCGCATGA
- the hemF gene encoding oxygen-dependent coproporphyrinogen oxidase produces MTDLAQAAPETMQERRAEAQAWFESLRDRITARFEALEDAADPALYPGEAGRFELTPWKRGDGSEDLGGGVMGIMRGRLFEKVGVHVSAVYGSFSPEFAARVRGAKDDPRFFATGISLIAHMRNPHVPAVHMNTRYITTTLNWFGGGMDLNPTQDYQRDKSFPDTQDFHAAAKKACDAHGADYWERFSKWCDEYFWLRHRAEPRGTGGIFYDHLDTGDYEADFALTRDVGEAFLDVYPRIVERRMGERWTDADRREQLIRRGRYAEFNLLYDRGTKFGLETGGNIESILSSMPPEAIWP; encoded by the coding sequence ATGACCGATCTCGCCCAAGCCGCCCCCGAAACAATGCAGGAGCGCCGCGCCGAGGCGCAGGCCTGGTTTGAATCGCTGCGCGACCGCATCACCGCCCGGTTCGAGGCGCTCGAGGACGCGGCCGATCCGGCGCTCTATCCCGGAGAGGCCGGCCGGTTCGAGCTCACCCCCTGGAAGCGCGGCGACGGAAGCGAGGATCTCGGCGGGGGCGTGATGGGCATCATGCGCGGCCGGCTGTTTGAAAAGGTCGGCGTGCACGTCTCGGCGGTCTACGGCTCGTTCAGCCCCGAATTCGCCGCCCGTGTGCGCGGCGCTAAGGACGATCCGCGCTTCTTCGCCACCGGTATTTCGCTGATCGCGCATATGCGCAATCCGCACGTGCCGGCCGTGCATATGAACACGCGCTACATCACCACCACGCTGAACTGGTTCGGCGGCGGCATGGATCTCAACCCGACCCAGGACTATCAGCGCGACAAGAGCTTCCCCGACACGCAGGACTTCCACGCCGCGGCGAAAAAGGCCTGCGACGCGCATGGCGCGGACTACTGGGAGCGGTTCTCGAAGTGGTGCGACGAGTATTTCTGGCTGAGGCACCGGGCCGAGCCGCGCGGCACCGGCGGAATCTTCTACGATCACCTCGACACCGGCGACTATGAGGCGGACTTCGCGCTCACCCGCGATGTCGGCGAGGCGTTTCTCGACGTCTATCCCAGGATCGTCGAGCGCCGGATGGGCGAACGCTGGACCGACGCGGACCGCCGTGAACAGCTGATCCGCCGCGGCCGCTACGCCGAGTTCAACCTGCTCTACGACCGGGGCACGAAATTCGGGCTGGAGACCGGCGGCAACATCGAGTCCATTCTGTCCTCGATGCCGCCTGAAGCGATCTGGCCCTAA